In Streptomyces sp. NBC_01717, one DNA window encodes the following:
- a CDS encoding MIP/aquaporin family protein — MTPNGAQESKERLPEHAPRLARAADEFALTTVLLFVAMTVVRWLRDPGSTFYIADLDVALAVIGVLSGTILTGLIFTPSGRRSGGHMNPAVTVALWLMDAFPGRSVLPYVLAQLAGSAAGTGLGRLVWGRAVSLPSVAHAAIRPAPSWQPASVFLAEAGSMMVLILVVGYFVARPGYVRLLPYVIGLSVGLVIALLGPLSGCSINPARQFGPAALSGQTTYLWIYLIAPVLGAVLGALVHHLLTQRFHTRRPLTQDVQVTPSRRSSPEVSIPAAGVRRRSSRPTPAPTEALSGPADGSTRGAPPEVPAADVSYDPLPRLADTLREQLTPAGARLAALLSDPPQDSRRRRALSHPAPGLPAHRTAENPGHLITGDTEGMIDEQFHRIGNLRSSEGLRGGRRGNSSARRGGDGGRVDSGRPAACRLLGRGSGGPVRGRPASGY; from the coding sequence ATGACGCCGAACGGAGCGCAGGAGAGCAAGGAACGCCTCCCGGAGCACGCACCGCGCCTGGCGCGTGCCGCCGACGAGTTCGCGCTCACCACCGTCCTGCTGTTCGTCGCGATGACTGTCGTCCGGTGGCTGCGTGATCCAGGCTCCACCTTTTACATCGCCGACCTGGACGTCGCACTCGCTGTCATCGGCGTTCTCAGCGGGACCATCCTCACCGGGCTGATCTTCACCCCGTCCGGCCGACGCAGCGGGGGGCACATGAATCCCGCCGTGACGGTCGCCCTGTGGCTGATGGACGCCTTCCCCGGTCGCAGTGTCCTGCCCTACGTGCTCGCTCAACTTGCGGGTTCCGCGGCGGGAACGGGTCTCGGGCGCCTGGTGTGGGGGCGTGCGGTCTCCCTCCCGTCGGTCGCTCACGCCGCGATCAGGCCCGCACCCTCTTGGCAGCCCGCGTCGGTCTTTCTCGCCGAGGCGGGAAGCATGATGGTCCTGATCCTTGTCGTCGGGTACTTCGTAGCCCGTCCTGGCTATGTTCGCCTGCTGCCGTACGTCATCGGACTGTCCGTCGGGCTGGTGATCGCTCTCCTTGGCCCCCTCAGCGGGTGCTCGATCAACCCCGCCCGCCAGTTCGGTCCTGCCGCACTCTCCGGGCAGACCACCTATCTGTGGATCTATCTGATTGCGCCGGTCCTGGGAGCGGTTCTCGGGGCCCTGGTCCACCACCTTCTCACCCAGCGGTTCCACACGCGCCGGCCCCTGACACAAGATGTGCAGGTGACGCCGAGCAGGAGGTCGTCACCTGAAGTGAGTATCCCTGCCGCCGGCGTACGCCGAAGGTCCTCACGTCCCACACCGGCCCCGACGGAGGCCCTGTCCGGACCGGCCGACGGGAGCACTCGGGGCGCCCCACCCGAGGTGCCCGCGGCCGACGTGTCCTACGACCCGCTTCCGCGGCTCGCCGACACGCTGCGCGAACAGCTCACCCCCGCCGGGGCCCGCCTCGCTGCACTTCTCAGCGATCCGCCCCAAGACAGTCGACGACGCCGCGCTCTATCGCATCCTGCCCCGGGCCTACCGGCACACCGAACGGCCGAGAACCCGGGGCACCTCATCACGGGGGACACGGAAGGCATGATCGATGAACAGTTCCACAGAATCGGCAATCTCCGCAGTTCAGAGGGGCTTCGAGGCGGTCGGCGCGGCAATAGCTCTGCTCGACGCGGAGGGGACGGTGGTCGGGTGGACTCAGGCCGCCCAGCGGCTTGTCGGCTACTCGGCCGCGGAAGTGGTGGGCCGGTCCGCGGCCGTCCTGCTAGCGGCTACTGA
- a CDS encoding SpoIIE family protein phosphatase, with the protein MVGWTQAAQRLVGYSAAEVVGRSAAVLLAATEDRVKASAFSEQSSAPGSWSGSTDVRHRDGRRIDVRLYVQSLSGPDRRARWVVLATDEATLPSWATDGSGVESLPAALRLPSNLPIGVVIRDARLRCTWVNDTQGFQDGIPLQQRLGRRLTEAAPGPGTETLEALMRQVLESGVPTINVEYEAFLPTNVRREHALAASFFRLDDAQGRALGVCTVSVDVTESRQARERLAILGEASTRIGTTLDVMRTGQELADLTVPFLADFVTVDLAESVPLGKEPLARLGPQGGRIPAFCRAGLASIHQASPESLFARGKPVFVPPTSPFTSVLRSGKSHFEPILDTSPGTWLDHHDPARAEKIRAHRMHSLMVVPIHARGAVLGVAVFVRMQDRLPFEEDDLLLAEELVSWAALALDNARQYARERSAALALQRFLLPQRATGGSAADVAWRYLPADSHHGVGGDWFDVIPLSGARVALVVGDVVGHGINAAATMGQLRTAVHTLADMDMPPDELLARLDEQVIRLAEAEADPLDPATATMAATCLYAVYDPVTRCCTMARAGHPPPAIIDPHGGVTFPDLPSGAPLGLGLVPFESVTLELPEGSVLALYTDGLVEARNQDIDVGMNRLATALAQPGLPLEDLCSSAVDTLPTRAPNDDVTLLLARTRSLSPHQVSSWQLPDAPAVVSRARALATRQLTQWGLEHLIESTQLIVSELVTNAVRHGNGDCNSTIGLRLIRHEVLTCEVSDTSHSHPRLRHPRATDENGRGILLVKQLSHRWGTRCAPDGKLIWAEQQLTPTP; encoded by the coding sequence GTGGTCGGGTGGACTCAGGCCGCCCAGCGGCTTGTCGGCTACTCGGCCGCGGAAGTGGTGGGCCGGTCCGCGGCCGTCCTGCTAGCGGCTACTGAGGACCGGGTGAAGGCATCGGCGTTCTCGGAGCAGAGCAGTGCCCCGGGTAGCTGGTCCGGCTCCACGGACGTCCGTCACCGTGACGGCCGCAGGATCGACGTCCGCCTGTACGTGCAGTCGCTGTCCGGACCGGACCGCCGAGCCCGGTGGGTCGTATTGGCGACCGACGAGGCCACGCTTCCCTCGTGGGCGACGGACGGATCGGGGGTGGAGTCGCTCCCGGCCGCGCTGCGCCTCCCGAGCAACCTGCCGATCGGTGTCGTGATACGCGACGCCCGACTGCGCTGCACCTGGGTGAACGACACCCAGGGCTTCCAGGACGGCATCCCTCTCCAACAGCGGCTCGGGCGCAGGCTGACGGAGGCGGCGCCCGGCCCGGGGACCGAAACGCTCGAGGCGCTGATGCGCCAGGTGCTGGAGAGCGGCGTCCCGACCATCAACGTGGAATACGAGGCTTTCCTGCCGACGAATGTGCGCCGGGAACACGCGTTGGCGGCCTCCTTCTTCCGTCTTGACGACGCACAGGGCCGTGCGCTGGGCGTGTGTACCGTGAGCGTGGATGTCACCGAAAGCCGACAGGCGCGGGAGCGTCTCGCGATCCTGGGCGAGGCCAGTACGCGGATCGGAACCACCCTGGATGTCATGCGGACCGGGCAGGAACTGGCCGACCTCACGGTGCCGTTCCTTGCGGACTTCGTCACCGTCGACCTTGCGGAGTCGGTCCCGCTCGGCAAGGAGCCCTTGGCCCGGCTCGGCCCGCAGGGCGGACGCATCCCCGCCTTCTGCCGCGCGGGGCTGGCCTCGATCCACCAGGCGTCCCCGGAGTCCCTGTTCGCGCGGGGAAAGCCGGTCTTCGTCCCACCGACGTCGCCCTTCACCAGCGTCCTACGCTCTGGCAAGTCCCACTTCGAACCGATCCTGGATACCTCTCCCGGCACGTGGCTGGACCACCACGACCCGGCGCGGGCCGAGAAGATCCGCGCACACCGGATGCACTCATTGATGGTCGTCCCGATCCACGCGCGGGGCGCCGTGCTGGGCGTGGCGGTGTTCGTGCGGATGCAGGATCGTCTGCCGTTCGAGGAGGACGACCTGCTTCTGGCCGAGGAGCTCGTCAGCTGGGCCGCGCTGGCCCTGGACAACGCCCGCCAATACGCGCGCGAACGCTCCGCGGCCCTTGCCCTGCAGCGCTTCCTGCTCCCCCAACGCGCAACGGGCGGGTCCGCTGCCGACGTGGCCTGGCGTTACCTGCCGGCCGACAGCCACCATGGCGTCGGGGGCGACTGGTTCGATGTGATCCCGCTGTCCGGCGCCCGGGTGGCCCTGGTCGTCGGCGACGTGGTCGGGCATGGCATCAACGCCGCGGCGACCATGGGCCAGCTCCGCACCGCCGTACACACACTGGCCGACATGGATATGCCTCCCGACGAACTGCTGGCCCGCCTCGACGAGCAGGTCATCCGCCTCGCCGAGGCGGAAGCCGACCCCCTGGACCCAGCCACCGCGACGATGGCCGCCACATGTCTGTACGCCGTCTACGACCCGGTCACCCGGTGCTGCACGATGGCGCGGGCCGGCCACCCCCCGCCCGCGATCATCGACCCGCACGGCGGCGTCACCTTCCCCGATCTGCCCAGCGGAGCCCCGCTCGGCCTCGGGCTCGTCCCCTTCGAGTCCGTGACACTGGAACTACCCGAGGGAAGCGTGCTCGCCCTCTACACCGACGGCCTGGTCGAGGCCCGCAACCAGGACATCGACGTCGGCATGAACCGCCTGGCCACCGCCCTGGCGCAACCCGGCCTCCCGCTGGAAGACCTGTGCTCGTCCGCCGTGGACACGCTGCCCACCAGGGCACCGAACGACGACGTCACCCTGCTCCTCGCACGGACCCGCTCACTCAGCCCGCACCAGGTGTCCTCGTGGCAGCTTCCGGACGCCCCGGCCGTCGTCAGCCGTGCCCGGGCCCTGGCCACCCGCCAACTGACCCAATGGGGACTGGAGCACCTGATCGAGTCCACACAACTGATCGTCAGCGAACTGGTCACCAACGCCGTCCGTCACGGCAACGGAGACTGCAACAGCACGATCGGCTTGCGCCTCATCCGGCACGAGGTGCTGACCTGCGAGGTCTCCGACACCAGCCACAGCCACCCGCGTCTGCGCCACCCCCGCGCCACCGACGAGAACGGCCGCGGCATCCTCCTCGTCAAGCAGCTGTCCCACAGATGGGGAACCCGCTGCGCACCGGACGGCAAACTCATTTGGGCCGAACAGCAACTGACACCCACCCCATGA
- a CDS encoding IS4 family transposase encodes MPDQCAIATPKSPGLGRESVFDPGHLGELTRYLPVELVDEVLEETRTLQRRLRRLPSRVGVYFVLALALFPSLGYLRVWGKLTAGFRKGGPHRPSEKALRDLRRRLGPAPLKTLFEMVAGPIAQPTTAGVRYRSWRTVAFDGCSAVKVPDHERNRAWLGKVRTRLGWAGYPTLRLMALCETGTRGLIGAVFGPISQYETTYARQLLPLLNKTMLLLADRGFDADGFLTETAETGAQFVIRVTARRRPAVLAVLPDGSYLTRLGNLKIRIIDAEITMTTSSGERVHDRYRIATTLLDHHRDPAKTLVRLYHERWEVESAFYSLRHTMLDGTVLRSSDPSGLHQEMWAQLTVYQVLRIAMVDAVESQPGTDPDRASFTIALETAREQIILTGARAGDLRRASLPVLIGAIGTAVLGGLRPSRRPRTSARAVKAARSRYPTQPTEPRPRRSRNITGLTVLLRPAPNTPPPPSPDDPLDRRKAVRGFRPTGAGHRNRVFHLLSTDPERTWRPLEVATILKIENARSFATQMSQWAAEGLLHKVGYGTYTLAEAWKTTTLTAVGLA; translated from the coding sequence TTGCCCGACCAGTGTGCCATCGCCACGCCCAAATCCCCTGGCCTCGGGCGCGAGTCCGTCTTCGATCCGGGGCACTTGGGTGAGCTGACCCGATACCTTCCCGTCGAGCTCGTCGACGAGGTCCTGGAGGAAACCCGTACGCTCCAGAGGCGCTTGCGACGGCTTCCCTCCCGGGTCGGGGTGTACTTCGTGCTCGCCCTGGCACTCTTCCCGTCGCTGGGCTATCTACGGGTCTGGGGCAAGCTGACGGCCGGGTTCCGGAAGGGTGGTCCGCATCGGCCCAGCGAGAAGGCCCTTCGTGATCTGCGCCGCCGACTGGGGCCGGCGCCGCTCAAAACCCTGTTCGAGATGGTTGCTGGCCCGATCGCGCAGCCCACGACCGCGGGGGTCCGCTACCGCTCCTGGCGGACCGTCGCCTTCGACGGGTGCAGCGCGGTCAAGGTCCCCGATCACGAGCGGAACCGGGCCTGGCTCGGGAAGGTCCGGACGCGCCTGGGGTGGGCTGGTTACCCCACGCTTCGGCTGATGGCACTGTGCGAGACCGGGACGCGTGGCCTGATCGGTGCGGTGTTCGGCCCAATCAGCCAGTACGAGACCACCTACGCCCGGCAACTGCTGCCTCTGCTGAACAAGACCATGCTCCTGCTGGCCGACCGAGGATTTGACGCCGACGGCTTCCTTACGGAAACCGCCGAAACCGGCGCCCAGTTCGTCATCCGCGTGACGGCCCGCCGTCGTCCGGCCGTCCTCGCCGTTCTCCCCGACGGCTCCTACCTGACCCGGCTCGGCAACCTGAAGATCCGCATCATCGACGCGGAGATCACAATGACCACCAGCAGCGGCGAACGGGTCCATGACCGATACCGGATCGCCACCACTCTCCTGGACCACCACCGCGACCCCGCGAAGACACTGGTCCGCCTCTATCACGAGCGCTGGGAAGTCGAGTCCGCCTTCTACTCCCTGCGCCACACCATGCTGGACGGGACCGTGCTGAGGTCCTCGGACCCATCCGGCCTGCACCAGGAGATGTGGGCCCAGCTGACCGTCTACCAAGTCCTACGGATCGCTATGGTCGACGCCGTGGAGTCACAGCCCGGGACCGATCCGGACCGCGCCAGCTTCACCATCGCGTTGGAGACCGCCCGCGAGCAGATCATCCTCACCGGCGCGCGAGCGGGAGACCTCCGCAGAGCATCTCTCCCCGTGCTGATCGGCGCCATCGGCACTGCTGTTCTGGGTGGCCTCCGTCCCTCACGCCGCCCCCGCACAAGCGCCCGAGCGGTCAAGGCCGCCCGTTCCCGCTACCCCACCCAGCCGACCGAGCCCCGCCCCCGCAGGAGCCGCAACATCACCGGACTGACCGTTCTACTCCGTCCCGCACCAAACACCCCACCGCCGCCCTCACCCGACGATCCACTGGACAGGCGCAAGGCCGTCCGCGGGTTCAGGCCGACCGGAGCGGGCCATCGAAACCGCGTCTTCCATCTCCTGTCCACCGACCCCGAGCGGACCTGGCGCCCCCTGGAGGTCGCCACCATCCTGAAGATCGAAAACGCTCGGAGCTTCGCGACACAGATGAGCCAGTGGGCAGCCGAAGGACTCCTCCACAAGGTCGGATACGGGACCTACACCCTCGCGGAAGCCTGGAAAACAACCACCTTGACGGCCGTCGGGCTGGCTTAA
- a CDS encoding FMN-dependent NADH-azoreductase produces the protein MSYLLRIDSSASSDASFSRQVADSFTGAWSGDVVRRDLALNPIGHLDAAGITARTTPADQHTPEQKAAAVLQDELAEEFLGASAYLFAVPVYNYSMPSVFKAWLDHIMIVGRSIGLGDATATAGRPAVIVSARGGGYGPGSPQHGKDFLVPALETILGDPNLMALDVRTITPELTYALTMEPLRHLLPLHQASLENAHARARQQAEDITKITAAKAAI, from the coding sequence ATGTCCTACTTGCTGCGCATCGACTCCTCTGCCTCTAGCGATGCCTCCTTCTCCCGACAGGTCGCCGATTCCTTCACCGGTGCCTGGAGCGGCGATGTCGTCCGCCGCGACCTCGCACTCAATCCCATCGGTCACCTGGACGCGGCCGGCATCACCGCCCGCACCACACCTGCCGACCAGCACACCCCTGAGCAGAAGGCCGCAGCCGTCCTGCAGGACGAACTGGCTGAGGAGTTCCTCGGCGCGAGCGCTTACCTGTTCGCCGTGCCGGTGTACAACTACTCAATGCCCTCGGTCTTCAAGGCGTGGCTGGACCACATCATGATCGTCGGTCGGAGCATAGGCTTGGGCGACGCCACCGCCACTGCGGGCCGTCCCGCCGTCATCGTCTCCGCCCGTGGCGGCGGCTACGGCCCCGGCTCTCCCCAACACGGCAAGGACTTCCTCGTCCCCGCCCTGGAGACCATCCTTGGCGACCCGAACCTGATGGCCCTGGATGTCCGCACCATCACGCCCGAGCTGACCTACGCGCTCACCATGGAGCCACTCAGGCACCTGCTGCCCCTGCACCAGGCCTCCCTGGAGAACGCGCACGCCCGGGCACGCCAGCAGGCCGAAGACATCACCAAGATCACCGCCGCCAAGGCGGCCATCTGA
- a CDS encoding DsbA family oxidoreductase, producing MKSASWSSQCEQGPGTRRTAERTPATRPPSRTLMCILYRSRYSHMMWLHTNCERRTRMRIEMWSDIVCPICGVTQHRLRNAVAEFDHGDEVELIHRSFQVHPGIPPEGITQTQLSRDAGMTVARMEAILRPVEISAEAEGFGDYHAIDRTLGPTDRTHELLAYATDQGKHHEAWVGMFKAHFGTNRQLWTVKQLVEFAGEIGLDQDEARAVLESRHYRRQVEDEQVRAQQMGAHGTPFIVIDGKYGIAGGVDTPALVRTMDRVWAETRPVLSMPFGEGDQCRVGGGCAS from the coding sequence ATGAAGTCCGCCTCGTGGTCGTCCCAGTGTGAGCAGGGTCCGGGCACCCGCCGGACCGCGGAACGTACACCTGCCACGAGGCCTCCTTCACGCACATTGATGTGCATTTTGTACCGATCTCGATACTCACACATGATGTGGCTACACACAAATTGTGAGAGGAGAACGCGCATGCGTATCGAGATGTGGTCGGACATCGTCTGCCCGATCTGCGGGGTCACTCAGCACCGGCTCCGGAACGCGGTGGCCGAGTTCGACCACGGCGACGAGGTGGAGCTGATCCACCGCTCCTTCCAGGTCCACCCGGGGATACCGCCCGAGGGCATCACCCAGACCCAGCTCAGCCGCGACGCGGGCATGACGGTCGCCCGGATGGAGGCGATCCTGCGACCGGTCGAGATCTCGGCCGAAGCCGAAGGCTTCGGCGACTACCACGCGATCGACCGCACGCTCGGGCCGACCGATCGGACACACGAGCTGCTTGCCTACGCCACCGACCAGGGCAAACACCACGAGGCGTGGGTCGGCATGTTCAAGGCTCACTTCGGCACCAACCGGCAGCTCTGGACGGTGAAGCAGCTGGTCGAATTCGCCGGCGAGATCGGCCTGGATCAGGATGAGGCCCGTGCTGTGCTCGAGTCCCGTCACTACCGGCGCCAGGTCGAGGACGAGCAGGTGCGCGCCCAGCAGATGGGCGCGCACGGCACGCCGTTCATCGTGATCGACGGAAAGTACGGCATCGCAGGAGGAGTCGACACGCCCGCGCTCGTCCGCACCATGGATCGTGTATGGGCGGAGACCCGGCCCGTGCTGAGCATGCCCTTTGGCGAGGGTGATCAATGCCGAGTCGGTGGCGGCTGCGCCAGCTGA
- a CDS encoding winged helix-turn-helix transcriptional regulator has translation MAGVRSAVRRVPGPCSHWDDHEADFIRHVLDRVGDKWSVLVVGTLDAGALRYSELSHAIPGISQRMLTLTLQQLAQDGIVSRTAYPEVPPRVEYELTPLGRSLLRVVLDLAAWAVDNHKEIHHNRTVFAEGLVSAAGKG, from the coding sequence GTGGCAGGTGTACGTTCCGCGGTCCGGCGGGTGCCCGGACCCTGCTCACACTGGGACGACCACGAGGCGGACTTCATCCGCCATGTTCTCGACCGCGTCGGGGACAAATGGAGCGTTCTCGTTGTCGGCACCCTCGATGCCGGCGCGTTGCGTTACTCCGAGCTCTCCCACGCGATCCCCGGGATCTCGCAGCGGATGCTCACCCTCACTCTGCAACAACTGGCGCAGGACGGGATCGTGTCGCGCACCGCCTATCCCGAGGTCCCGCCTCGTGTCGAGTACGAGCTCACACCCCTCGGCCGCAGCCTGCTGCGGGTGGTACTCGACCTGGCAGCCTGGGCGGTGGACAACCACAAGGAGATCCACCACAATCGCACGGTATTTGCCGAAGGTTTGGTCTCTGCGGCAGGCAAGGGCTGA
- a CDS encoding transposase: protein MKGAATVAAASRGYDGGKKINGRKRHVVTDCLGLLLVVRVTAASVTDRDAARLLLPRLRTRFTKISLVWADGGYTGELVSWAKRKLQLTLQIVKRTDDMEGFVVLPRRWMVERTLGWLLNSRRLARDYESRCDTAEAMVHWSMIRLMTRQLARPRA, encoded by the coding sequence GTGAAGGGGGCGGCGACTGTTGCGGCTGCGTCACGCGGCTACGACGGCGGCAAGAAGATCAACGGCCGGAAGCGGCACGTCGTCACCGATTGCCTCGGCCTGCTCCTGGTGGTGAGGGTGACCGCGGCCAGTGTCACCGACCGGGACGCGGCCCGACTGCTCCTGCCCCGCCTGCGGACACGGTTCACGAAGATCAGCCTGGTATGGGCCGACGGCGGATACACCGGCGAGCTCGTCTCCTGGGCGAAGAGGAAACTCCAGCTCACGTTGCAGATCGTCAAGCGCACCGACGACATGGAGGGGTTCGTGGTGTTGCCAAGACGATGGATGGTGGAGCGCACTCTGGGATGGCTGCTCAACTCCCGTCGGCTCGCCCGGGACTACGAGAGCCGCTGCGACACCGCCGAAGCGATGGTCCACTGGTCGATGATCAGGCTGATGACGCGGCAGCTGGCCCGTCCGCGAGCCTGA
- a CDS encoding IS110 family transposase yields the protein MPQIWAGVDIGKTHHHCVVLNAEGTRLLSRRVLNDEPELLALLADVLAIDEDAVWAVDVADGMATLLISVLLNHGQQLLYIPGLAVNRASAGYRGTGKTDAKDATVIADQARMRRDLTVLRPDDEHAIELRVLTNRRADINADRTRRINRLRGQLTGIFPALERVLDLGNVGPLVLLTGYQTPGALRRTGRKRLETWLRNRSVRGAEVLAETAVEAAERQHTAVPGEKITAQVIHTLAKEVMSLNEQITEIDKLIATRFREHELAEVISSMPGIGPLLGAEFLAATAGDMSRYGTADRLASLAGVAPVPRDSGNVIGNLHRPRRYHRGLQRVFYTSALISIRSCDASRRYYERKRAEGKRHTQAVLALARRRVNVLWALIRDGRCFQSELPVTVAA from the coding sequence GTGCCCCAGATATGGGCAGGCGTGGACATCGGCAAGACCCATCACCACTGCGTGGTCCTGAATGCCGAGGGCACGCGGCTGCTGTCGCGCCGCGTGTTGAACGACGAGCCGGAACTGCTGGCCCTGCTCGCCGACGTGCTGGCCATCGACGAGGACGCCGTGTGGGCGGTCGATGTCGCCGACGGTATGGCCACCTTGCTGATCAGTGTGCTGCTCAACCACGGACAGCAGCTGCTCTACATCCCCGGCCTCGCGGTCAACCGGGCATCCGCCGGCTACCGGGGCACCGGCAAAACCGACGCCAAGGACGCCACCGTCATTGCCGACCAGGCCCGGATGCGCCGGGACCTGACCGTCCTGCGCCCGGACGACGAGCACGCCATCGAGCTGCGGGTCCTCACCAACCGCCGGGCCGACATCAATGCCGACCGCACCCGCCGCATCAACCGCCTGCGCGGGCAACTCACCGGCATCTTCCCGGCGTTGGAGCGAGTCCTGGACCTGGGGAACGTCGGCCCGCTGGTCCTGCTGACCGGTTACCAGACCCCGGGCGCCCTGCGCCGCACCGGCCGCAAGCGGCTGGAGACCTGGCTGCGCAACCGCTCCGTCCGCGGGGCCGAAGTCCTCGCCGAAACCGCCGTCGAGGCGGCCGAGCGCCAGCACACCGCCGTCCCCGGGGAGAAGATCACCGCTCAGGTGATCCACACCCTGGCGAAGGAGGTGATGAGTCTCAACGAGCAGATCACCGAGATCGACAAGCTCATTGCGACCCGGTTTCGCGAGCACGAACTCGCCGAAGTGATCTCCAGCATGCCTGGCATCGGCCCGCTGCTGGGCGCCGAGTTCCTCGCCGCCACCGCCGGCGACATGAGCCGCTACGGCACGGCCGACCGCCTGGCCAGCCTTGCCGGAGTCGCCCCAGTGCCCCGCGACTCGGGCAACGTCATCGGCAACCTGCACCGCCCCCGGCGCTACCACCGCGGCCTGCAACGCGTCTTCTACACCTCCGCGCTCATCAGCATCCGCAGCTGCGACGCGTCCCGCCGCTACTACGAACGCAAGCGCGCCGAGGGCAAGCGGCACACCCAGGCCGTCCTCGCACTGGCCCGGCGACGGGTCAACGTGCTGTGGGCCTTGATTCGTGACGGACGGTGCTTCCAAAGCGAACTCCCTGTCACAGTCGCGGCTTGA
- a CDS encoding transposase, which translates to MSQFYAVSPVEFNSMPSVCDCLAHRFGNAADHPDRVRAYGTDMADAEWGEVRDALPVPAWLEGRGGQPEAYCHRQMIDAIFYVVDNGIKWRAMPADFPPWDRVYAFLRRWRERGLIAELHDRLRGKVREEEGRSPEPTAGIIDSQSVLRCWWVGRAVVRSRGPETPGMAFSWLPSMVPVTWPPGVSRRLGR; encoded by the coding sequence TTGTCACAGTTCTACGCTGTGTCGCCGGTCGAGTTCAACTCGATGCCGTCGGTGTGCGACTGTCTCGCGCATCGGTTCGGGAATGCGGCCGATCATCCGGACCGGGTTCGGGCGTACGGCACGGACATGGCGGACGCCGAGTGGGGCGAGGTCCGGGACGCGTTGCCAGTCCCGGCCTGGCTGGAGGGCCGGGGCGGGCAACCCGAGGCGTACTGCCACCGTCAGATGATCGACGCGATCTTCTACGTCGTCGACAACGGCATCAAGTGGCGGGCGATGCCGGCCGACTTCCCGCCCTGGGACCGGGTCTACGCCTTTCTGCGACGCTGGCGCGAGCGCGGACTCATCGCCGAACTCCACGACCGTCTCCGCGGCAAGGTCAGAGAGGAGGAGGGGCGCTCGCCGGAACCGACGGCCGGAATCATCGACTCTCAGTCGGTCCTACGTTGTTGGTGGGTTGGACGGGCCGTCGTAAGGTCCAGAGGCCCAGAGACACCGGGTATGGCTTTCAGTTGGTTGCCCTCGATGGTTCCCGTCACCTGGCCGCCGGGTGTCTCACGACGACTCGGCCGCTGA
- a CDS encoding restriction endonuclease has protein sequence MEEAFSEGGADGLTGCVEETLGAVGYPDGLRGGHRAAFTPEARELVLEVELPGQVVVPAVTQYRYKASAPPAVVPQPRKEAERKAMYRDLVAQLALRAIDEAFAVTPPSLVDVVAFNGHVHAKNRATGKAIRPCLISLRASRDTFEDLVLDEPELDPVQSLHFLNAIVSQHPYDLEPVRPVVTFDLAKYKLAPERDVVAGLDSRPDLVALDPIEFEHLIRRLFEKIGLKSWVTQASRDDGVDAVAVNEEPLIGGLCIIQAKRTKNAVPAEAVRALADVMHDKAAAKGIVVTTAWFGKASWDFAHRTGRMELIDGRHLKALLLEHLDIDALIGLPKLPPGWETGDLT, from the coding sequence GTGGAAGAAGCTTTCAGCGAAGGTGGCGCGGATGGCCTGACCGGCTGCGTGGAGGAGACGCTCGGCGCAGTTGGCTACCCCGACGGCCTTCGCGGTGGGCATCGCGCAGCTTTCACGCCAGAGGCGAGGGAGCTGGTCCTGGAAGTCGAACTGCCTGGCCAGGTGGTAGTGCCGGCTGTCACGCAGTACCGGTACAAGGCATCCGCACCTCCGGCAGTGGTGCCGCAGCCACGCAAAGAGGCCGAGCGCAAGGCGATGTACAGAGACCTCGTCGCACAGCTCGCTTTGAGGGCCATCGACGAGGCCTTCGCGGTGACCCCGCCCTCACTGGTCGACGTGGTGGCGTTCAACGGGCACGTCCACGCCAAGAACCGCGCCACCGGGAAAGCCATCCGGCCCTGTCTGATCAGCCTGCGGGCGAGCCGGGACACCTTCGAAGACCTCGTCCTCGACGAGCCGGAACTCGACCCGGTCCAGAGCCTGCACTTCCTCAACGCCATCGTCTCCCAGCACCCCTACGACCTGGAACCCGTCCGGCCCGTGGTCACCTTCGACCTCGCCAAGTACAAATTGGCTCCCGAGCGCGACGTCGTCGCCGGACTGGACAGCCGGCCCGACCTCGTCGCCCTGGATCCCATCGAATTCGAACACCTCATCCGGCGCCTCTTCGAGAAGATCGGCCTCAAGTCCTGGGTCACCCAAGCCTCCCGCGACGACGGAGTCGACGCCGTGGCCGTCAACGAGGAACCCCTCATCGGCGGCCTGTGCATCATCCAGGCCAAACGCACCAAGAACGCCGTGCCCGCCGAAGCCGTACGCGCACTCGCCGACGTCATGCACGACAAAGCCGCCGCCAAAGGCATCGTCGTCACCACCGCATGGTTCGGCAAAGCCAGCTGGGACTTCGCCCACCGCACCGGCCGCATGGAACTCATCGACGGTCGCCACCTCAAAGCCCTCCTCCTCGAACACCTCGACATCGACGCACTCATCGGCCTACCCAAACTGCCACCCGGCTGGGAGACAGGCGACCTCACCTGA